One part of the Haemophilus parainfluenzae genome encodes these proteins:
- the pepT gene encoding peptidase T has translation MEEQDYNKLLERFLTYVAFDTQSKSSAKHSPSSVGQMKLALHLQQELIKLGLQDVNVTKHAVVTAYLPSNHPELTRTIGFISHLDTSPQCSGKNVQPEVIENYRGGDIALGLGIEFISPVYYPFLHQLIGKTLIVTDGTTLLGADNKAGIAEIMTVLSILQRENIAHCNIRVAFTPDEEIGLGMHYFPLDDFPCDWAYTIDGGEVGELEYENFNAATAKITFKGRSIHPGYAKNKLVNALTLACEFQQGFPKDDVPEKTSGKEGFFHLDDFKGDIEKVELHYLIRDFDQAHFEQRKAFIYQLVEKFNREKSLKEPVECVIEDSYKNMYDTVKNVPLAIKLADAAMKACGITPNHKLIRGGTDGAFLAEKGLACPNIFTGGYNFHSKHELITLEGMGKSVEVILQIIKVCKLM, from the coding sequence ATGGAAGAACAAGATTATAATAAATTACTGGAGCGATTTTTAACTTATGTTGCGTTTGATACGCAATCTAAATCGTCTGCAAAGCATTCACCAAGTTCAGTAGGGCAAATGAAGTTGGCTTTACATTTGCAGCAAGAATTAATTAAACTTGGTTTACAAGATGTCAATGTGACTAAGCATGCCGTTGTCACAGCTTATTTACCTTCAAATCATCCCGAGTTAACACGAACTATTGGATTTATTTCCCACCTTGATACCTCACCACAATGCAGCGGTAAAAATGTTCAACCCGAAGTGATTGAAAATTATCGGGGGGGAGATATTGCATTAGGTTTAGGAATTGAATTTATTAGTCCCGTGTATTATCCATTTTTACATCAGCTTATTGGTAAAACCTTGATTGTGACAGATGGAACGACTCTACTTGGTGCAGATAATAAAGCTGGAATCGCAGAAATTATGACTGTACTTTCTATCTTGCAACGAGAAAATATAGCACATTGTAATATTAGGGTTGCATTTACACCAGACGAAGAAATTGGCTTAGGGATGCATTATTTTCCATTGGACGATTTTCCTTGTGATTGGGCATATACCATTGATGGTGGAGAAGTGGGTGAATTAGAGTATGAGAACTTTAATGCTGCGACTGCAAAAATTACCTTTAAAGGTCGGAGCATTCATCCGGGTTATGCTAAAAACAAATTAGTGAATGCGCTTACGTTAGCTTGTGAATTTCAACAAGGTTTTCCAAAAGATGATGTCCCTGAAAAAACATCGGGTAAAGAGGGTTTTTTCCATTTAGATGATTTTAAAGGGGATATTGAGAAAGTTGAGCTACATTATCTCATTCGAGATTTTGACCAAGCTCATTTTGAGCAACGCAAGGCGTTTATTTATCAATTAGTGGAAAAATTTAATAGAGAGAAAAGCCTGAAAGAGCCCGTGGAATGTGTCATTGAAGACAGTTACAAAAATATGTATGACACAGTTAAAAATGTTCCACTGGCGATTAAACTTGCGGATGCAGCAATGAAAGCTTGCGGTATTACACCAAATCACAAACTAATACGCGGTGGAACGGATGGGGCATTTTTAGCGGAAAAAGGATTAGCTTGTCCAAATATTTTTACTGGTGGCTATAATTTCCATAGTAAGCATGAATTAATTACTCTAGAAGGAATGGGAAAATCGGTTGAAGTAATACTACAAATTATAAAGGTTTGTAAATTAATGTAA